In Pseudomonas asiatica, the following are encoded in one genomic region:
- the hisH gene encoding imidazole glycerol phosphate synthase subunit HisH: MITIIDYGLGNIQAFVNVYRRLHIPVAVAQTAAQLDGATKLILPGVGAFDHAIERLDASGMRPTIEELVQQHKVPVLGICVGMQILANSSEEGHLAGLGWVPGRVRSFKSVPNLKDLPLPHMGWNDVAALNDNPLFKGFEEEARFYFLHSFFFECEQEQHRAATSSYGLEFSCAVQAGNVYGVQFHPEKSHHFGVGLLKNFAEL, translated from the coding sequence ATGATTACCATCATTGATTACGGCTTGGGCAACATTCAGGCCTTCGTTAACGTCTATCGACGCTTGCACATTCCGGTGGCGGTCGCGCAAACGGCCGCACAGCTGGATGGCGCAACCAAACTGATCCTCCCCGGCGTCGGTGCCTTCGACCATGCGATCGAACGGCTGGATGCCTCGGGCATGCGTCCCACCATCGAGGAGTTGGTACAGCAGCATAAAGTGCCCGTGCTTGGCATTTGCGTGGGTATGCAGATCCTTGCCAACAGCAGTGAAGAAGGGCACCTGGCAGGCCTGGGTTGGGTGCCGGGGCGCGTTCGCTCCTTCAAATCCGTCCCGAATCTCAAGGACCTGCCGTTGCCTCACATGGGTTGGAATGACGTGGCTGCGCTCAACGACAACCCCTTGTTCAAAGGCTTCGAGGAGGAGGCACGGTTCTATTTCCTGCATTCATTCTTCTTTGAGTGCGAACAGGAGCAGCACCGAGCAGCGACGTCATCCTACGGGCTTGAGTTCAGCTGTGCCGTTCAGGCGGGGAACGTCTATGGCGTTCAGTTCCACCCTGAGAAGAGTCACCACTTCGGTGTCGGCTTGCTGAAAAACTTCGCGGAACTGTGA
- a CDS encoding N-acetyl sugar amidotransferase translates to MKDYKICTRCIMDTSDPNIRFDQHGVCEYCANFNSVIKPNWDTGARGESELMALAEKIKQHGKGKDFDCIIGLSGGLDSSYAAYIAKNVMGLRPLLFHVDAGWNTDQAVGNIERLVDGLGLDLYTDVINWEEMKDLQVAFLRSQISDQDLPQDAAFFSSLYKFARKHKIKYVLTGGNYSTECCREPEEWGGYPGIDKTLFNDIHGQFGKRALKSFPLVDILTYKVYYQRILGMQIVKPLNLVPYVKADAEATLERLFGWKRFKHKHHESRFTRFYEDYWMPRKFGYEKRRAHFSSLIMTGQLTREAALERIAKPEMDENFLKSEFEYVAHKLDLTVPELQGIFEGQNKTFRAYKNKRFLIGIGARVLSAIGLERRLFR, encoded by the coding sequence ATGAAAGATTACAAAATTTGTACGCGCTGTATCATGGATACCAGTGACCCGAACATTCGCTTTGACCAGCATGGCGTATGCGAGTACTGTGCAAACTTCAACAGTGTAATCAAGCCCAATTGGGATACCGGCGCCCGTGGCGAATCGGAATTGATGGCACTTGCAGAAAAAATCAAGCAGCACGGTAAAGGCAAGGATTTCGATTGCATTATCGGTTTGAGTGGCGGTCTGGACAGCTCGTATGCCGCCTATATCGCCAAGAATGTCATGGGCCTGAGACCGTTGCTATTTCACGTTGATGCGGGATGGAATACTGACCAGGCCGTGGGCAACATTGAACGTCTGGTCGACGGGCTTGGTCTGGATCTCTATACCGATGTGATCAATTGGGAAGAAATGAAAGACCTGCAGGTGGCCTTCCTGCGCTCGCAGATTTCGGACCAAGACTTGCCGCAGGATGCTGCGTTCTTCTCCTCACTCTACAAGTTTGCGCGAAAGCACAAGATCAAATACGTCTTGACCGGTGGGAATTACTCGACTGAGTGCTGCCGAGAGCCGGAGGAGTGGGGCGGCTATCCGGGTATCGATAAAACGCTGTTCAACGACATTCATGGTCAATTTGGCAAGAGGGCACTGAAGAGCTTCCCTTTGGTTGATATTTTGACTTACAAGGTTTACTACCAGCGTATCCTGGGGATGCAGATTGTAAAACCTCTGAACCTCGTGCCCTATGTCAAAGCTGACGCAGAGGCCACGCTGGAGCGTCTGTTCGGCTGGAAGCGGTTCAAACATAAGCATCATGAGTCCCGCTTCACACGTTTTTACGAAGACTATTGGATGCCGCGCAAGTTTGGCTACGAAAAACGCCGCGCGCATTTTTCCAGCCTGATCATGACAGGTCAGTTGACACGCGAGGCGGCGCTCGAGCGCATTGCCAAGCCTGAGATGGACGAAAACTTCCTTAAGTCCGAGTTCGAGTACGTAGCGCACAAGCTGGACTTGACTGTGCCAGAGCTTCAAGGCATTTTCGAGGGTCAGAACAAGACCTTCCGTGCCTACAAAAACAAGCGTTTCTTGATCGGCATCGGGGCGCGAGTGCTTAGCGCAATCGGATTGGAAAGAAGGCTGTTCAGATGA